A region from the Triticum urartu cultivar G1812 chromosome 1, Tu2.1, whole genome shotgun sequence genome encodes:
- the LOC125538074 gene encoding uncharacterized protein LOC125538074, giving the protein MARLSVTTTALLLAAVAFFIAAEAAVTKDFTFARGIKLHISKQGTATDHIFAGGSKLFVARHDAAPTDHAFARGSKLFVARHDAAPADHASARGSKLDVTQSKISIPKKRLAVSQSKLFVARHDAAPADHALARGSKLDVTQSKISIPKKRLAVSQSKAAVQKKGFIFLEGRKLAGGGALSADTAGAAPGAVQACDQLEAYQRVCHTLLHLSGVTTARALMETAVRVALGRARAAKVTFDAAKAASGAGNPMASILGSCEQNYDDLVDALEEVSRAMHKPGTSSESLVEKMTAASTYAGDCDNWYEERDVKSPYEVMQRHLAQMVSVALGLANKKL; this is encoded by the coding sequence ATGGCGCGGCTCTCCGTGACCACCACTgccctcctcctcgccgccgtcgCCTTCTTCATCGCCGCCGAGGCCGCCGTCACCAAGGACTTCACCTTCGCCCGGGGCATAAAGCTGCACATCTCGAAGCAGGGCACGGCGACCGACCACATCTTCGCCGGGGGCAGCAAGCTCTTCGTCGCGAGGCACGACGCGGCGCCCACCGACCATGCCTTCGCCCGGGGCAGCAAGCTCTTCGTCGCGAGGCACGACGCGGCGCCGGCCGACCACGCCTCCGCCCGGGGCAGCAAGCTCGACGTCACGCAGAGCAAGATCTCCATCCCGAAGAAGAGGCTCGCCGTCTCGCAGAGCAAGCTCTTCGTCGCGAGGCACGACGCGGCGCCGGCCGACCACGCCTTGGCCCGGGGCAGCAAGCTCGACGTCACGCAGAGCAAGATCAGCATCCCGAAGAAGAGGCTCGCCGTCTCGCAGAGCAAGGCGGCCGTCCAGAAGAAGGGCTTCATCTTCTTGGAAGGGCGCAAGCTGGCCGGCGGCGGCGCGTTGTCGGCGGACACGGCGGGCGCGGCCCCGGGGGCGGTGCAGGCGTGCGACCAGCTGGAGGCGTACCAGAGGGTGTGCCACACGCTGCTGCACCTGTCCGGGGTGACGACGGCGCGGGCGCTGATGGAGACGGCGGTGCGGGTGGCGCTGGGGCGGGCGCGGGCGGCCAAGGTGACGTTCGACGCGGCCAAGGCGGCGTCCGGGGCGGGCAACCCGATGGCGTCCATCCTGGGGTCGTGCGAGCAGAACTACGACGACCTGGTGGACGCGCTGGAGGAGGTGAGCCGGGCGATGCACAAGCCCGGCACCAGCAGCGAGAGCCTGGTGGAGAAGATGACGGCGGCCAGCACCTACGCCGGCGACTGCGACAACTGGTACGAGGAGCGCGACGTCAAGTCGCCCTACGAGGTCATGCAGCGCCACCTCGCCCAGATGGTCTCCGTCGCCCTCGGCCTCGCCAACAAGAAGCTCTGA
- the LOC125527456 gene encoding AP-1 complex subunit mu-2-like has product MAGAVSALFLLDIKGRVLVWRDYRGDVTALQAERFFTKLLDKEGDAEVHSPVVHDGAGVSYTFIQHNNVFLLTAARQNCNAASILLFLHRLVDVFKHYFEELEEESLRDNFVVVYELLDEMMDFGYPQYTEATILSEFIKTDAYRMEVTQRPPMAVTNAVSWRSEGIRYKKNEVFLDVVESVNILVNSNGQIVRSDIIGALKMRTFLSGMPECKLGLNDRVLLEAQGRATKGKAIDLDDIKFHQCVRLTRFENDRTISFVPPDGAFDLMTYRLTTQVKPLIWVEAQVEKHSRSRIEIMVKARSQFKERSTGTNVEIEVPVPYDATNPNIRTSMGSAAYAPERDAMVWKIKSFPGGKEYMCRAEFSLPSITSEEATPEKKAPIRVKFEIPYFTVSGIQVRYLKVIEKSGYQALPWVRYITMAGEYELRLI; this is encoded by the exons ATGGCGGGGGCGGTGTCGGCGCTCTTCCTGCTCGACATCAAGGGCCGCGTCCTCGTCTGGCGCGACTACCGCGGCGACGTCACCGCGCTCCAGGCCGAGCGCTTCTTCACCAAGCTGCTCGACAAGGAG GGCGACGCGGAGGTCCACTCGCCCGTCGTCCACGACGGCGCCGGCGTCTCCTACACCTTCATCCAGCACAACAACGTCTTCCTCCTCACCGCCGCCCGCCAGAACTGCAATGCCGCCAGCATCCTGCTCTTCCTCCACCGCCTCGTCGAT GTGTTCAAGCACTACTTTGAGGAGCTGGAGGAGGAATCTCTGAGGGACAACTTCGTCGTCGTG TATGAGTTACTTGATGAGATGATGGACTTCGGGTATCCGCAATACACAGAGGCGACGATCCTGAGTGAGTTCATCAAGACCGATGCATACAGGATGGAGGTCACACAGAGGCCGCCCATGGCAGTGACGAACGCCGTGTCATGGCGGAGCGAGGGGATTCGGTACAAGAAGAATGAA GTGTTCTTGGATGTGGTTGAGAGTGTCAACATTCTTGTCAATAGCAACGGGCAGATCGTGAGATCTGACATCATCGGCGCGCTGAAGATGCGGACCTTTCTGAG TGGAATGCCCGAGTGTAAACTTGGGTTGAATGATAGAGTTCTTTTGGAAGCGCAAGGCCGAGCAACTAAAGGAAAAGCAATAGATCTGGATGATATCAAATTTCATCA GTGTGTTCGGTTGACCAGATTTGAGAATGATAGGACTATATCATTCGTCCCTCCAGATGGAGCTTTTGATCTAATGACTTACAGACTCACCACACAG GTGAAGCCTCTGATCTGGGTAGAAGCACAAGTTGAGAAGCATTCAAGAAGCCGGATAGAGATCATGGTGAAGGCAAGGAGCCAGTTCAAGGAAAGAAG CACCGGAACAAATGTAGAAATTGAAGTACCTGTACCCTATGATGCGACAAACCCAAATATAAGGACTTCAATGGGTTCTGCGGCATATGCACCTGAGAGAGACGCAATGGTCTGGAAAATTAAATCATTTCCTGGTGGCAAG GAATATATGTGTAGAGCAGAGTTTAGCCTTCCCAGCATTACCTCGGAAGAAGCAACCCCTGAAAAGAAGGCTCCAATACGTGTGAAATTTGAGATACCCTATTTTACCGTTTCAGGCATTCAG GTTCGTTATCTGAAAGTCATCGAGAAAAGTGGATACCAGGCCCTCCCTTGGGTTAGGTACATCACAATGGCCGGTGAATACGAGCTGAGGCTTATCTGA